One segment of Fusarium oxysporum f. sp. lycopersici 4287 chromosome 7, whole genome shotgun sequence DNA contains the following:
- a CDS encoding CMGC/SRPK protein kinase (At least one base has a quality score < 10): MATCSLKSLRRPSLTLISGARKTSFRFNGLISKAATRGLATVTAQTTQPAYRLGGFHPVSLGETINNRYLVLNKLGHGGYSTVWLSWDILKQKYAALKIVLADFGEDSTEVDVLQRLEAKATKKHPGRSLIRHVTDNFHFDGPNGRHTCLVNDPAMMSLRLAKDAFFTRLFQPRTARAIAVQVVQSIAYLHEGGVVHGDLHLDNILLQLPDRIKRLSPDQLHERHSHPTTVPVTRLDGLPLDENAPRNAVLPIWLGQKSEDVALADAKILLGDFGESYLPSQEKRQYSNAPIRYRAPETQFPDVCQPLSFSSDIWSLGCLLWNVVGQRPLFDAWTLSEDDILQDQIDLLGEIPEEWSAYGAKRSEYWVEDVEEEASSQATTQGGFTWDVRFERCVQQGRKESGMKPMSKDEKEAFIDMMKKIITFRPEDRITAKDLLESRWMKQWALPELKKLAAS, encoded by the exons ATGGCTACTTGCAGTCTCAAGTCGCTGCGGCGACCATCACTCACCCTCATATCTGGAGCGAGGAAGACGTCTTTTCGTTTCAATGGCCTCATCTCAAAAGCTGCCACTCGTGGTTTGGCTACCGTCACCGCTCAAACAACACAGCCAGct TACCGCCTTGGGGGTTTCCATCCCGTATCCCTAGGTGAAACCATCAATAACCGCTACCTGGTCCTCAACAAGCTCGGCCACGGTGGATACTCAACTGTATGGCTCTCATGGGACATCTTGAAACAGAAGTATGCCGCATTGAAGATTGTACTAGCAGATTTCGGTGAAGACTCAACAGAAGTCGATGTCCTTCAGCGTCTGGAAGCCAAAGCCACGAAGAAACATCCCGGAAGGTCTCTCATTAGACATGTCACCGATAACTTTCACTTCGATGGTCCCAATGGAAGACACACCTGTCTGGTTAACGATCCGGCGATGATGTCGCTGCGTCTTGCGAAGGACGCCTTTTTCACAAGACTCTTTCAGCCACGGACTGCCCGAGCTATCGCCGTTCAAGTTGTGCAGTCCATCGCGTACCTCCATGAAGGCGGTGTAGTACACGGCGACCTCCACCTCGACAACATCTTGCTCCAGCTTCCGGACCGAATCAAGCGCTTGTCGCCTGATCAACTTCACGAGCGACATAGTCATCCAACGACAGTCCCTGTGACGAGACTCGACGGACTTCCTCTTGACGAAAATGCACCGCGAAACGCTGTGCTGCCAATTTGGCTTGGTCAAAAGAGCGAGGATGTAGCTCTGGCAGATGCAAAGATCTTACTGGGCGATTTCGGCGAGTCCTATTTACCGAGTCAAGAAAAGCGTCAATATTCCAACGCTCCGATTCGCTACCGGGCACCCGAAACTCAATTCCCCGATGTGTGTCAACCTCTCTCGTTCAGCTCCGATATTTGGAGCCTTGGCTGTCTCCTCTGGAACGTCGTCGGACAACGCCCGCTATTCGACGCCTGGACCCTCTCGGAAGATGACATTCTTCAAGACCAaattgatcttcttggtgaAATCCCAGAAGAGTGGTCTGCCTACGGCGCCAAGCGATCAGAGTACTGGGTCGAGGACGTCGAAGAAGAGGCGTCGTCACAAGCCACTACTCAGGGCGGTTTCACATGGGATGTCCGCTTTGAGCGCTGTGTGCAACAAGGACGAAAGGAGAGCGGCATGAAGCCCATGTcaaaggatgagaaggaggcttTTATTGATATGATGAAAAAGATAATTACTTTCCGCCCTGAGGATAGGATAACGGCTAAAGACCTGCTGGAGTCACGATGGATGAAACAGTGGGCCTTGCcggagctgaagaagcttgcGGCTTCATGA